In the Passer domesticus isolate bPasDom1 chromosome 4, bPasDom1.hap1, whole genome shotgun sequence genome, one interval contains:
- the LOC135298432 gene encoding RNA polymerase II elongation factor ELL2-like, with translation MPTNPAKFFQRLSRTVSQRPIRDRVIHLLALKNYKKPELLSHLEREGVVQKDKESLGKILQEVANLDANENSFSLKEHFFKDIQEDWPGYTERDRQTLEVTLSQKPTPSQNSTSTSQSPSLGPSEGDTPPRTAQKRPLDSDFLSPVMGKKQRIDQEPSDVQPAAGGHSPSFLDLPSTSCSILNMSPSVRSISASTEVQLKNKVLTHSGFPVSARVQGKTPKSKGEEAEVRGAQQNNPGPVPEKKRMVPMRLADIDWSGCAAVYGRPYRDRVIHLLALRDYKEPELLARLQRDGVRPKDKDSLGKILQQVANVNAKENSFSLKEHLFQTLQSDWPGYSKIERKSLKSILSRKSAPSQNPTSSSQATSPRPSETDAPARPAQGSPSYSEMKSRCHRSSSSTKSCPTFSNEYLNLASSKSWSPGTSLLLQQRIIYELQLFYFKR, from the exons ATGCCCACGAACCCTGCCAAATTCTTCCAGAGACTTTCCAGGACTGTTTCCCAACGACCCATCAGAGACAGGGTGATTCATTTACTGGCTCTCAAGAATTACAAGAAGCCAGAGCTACTTTCCCACTTAGAAAGAGAGGGAGTTGTGCAAAAGGACAAGGAATCTCTTGGAAAGATCCTTCAGGAG GTAGCCAACCTGGATGCAAATGAGAATTCTTTCAGCCTGAAGGAACATTTCTTTAAAGACATCCAGGAAGATTGGCCTGGCTACACTGAAAGAGATAGACAGACATTGGAGGTGACCCTTTCTCA AAAACCAACTCCATCTCAGAATTCCACCAGCACCAGccagtcaccatctctgggACCTTCTGAAGGAGATACTCCACCCAGAActgctcag AAACGGCCTCTGGATTCTGACTTTCTCAGTCCTGTGATGGGCAAGAAGCAGAGGATTGACCAAGAGCCCAGTGAtgtccagccagcagctggtggccactCTCCTTCTTTCTTGGACCTGCCTTCCACATCCTGTTCAATTTTGAACATGTCTCCAAGTGTCAGATCCATTTCCGCTTCCACCGAAGTACAACTGAAAAATAAGGTTCTGACACATTCTGGATTCCCAGTGTCTGCCAGGGTGCAGGGGAAGACTCCCAAGTCCAAAG GAGAAGAAGCAGAGGTCAGAGGAGCCCAACAAAACAATCCAGGTCCTGTGCCTGAGAAGAAGAGGATGGTGCCTATGAGACTTGCAGACATCGACTGGAGCGGCTGCGCTGCTGTTTACGGCCGACCCTACAGGGACAGGGTGATTCATCTGCTTGCTCTGAGGGATTACAAGGAGCCAGAGTTACTTGCTCGGCTGCAGAGAGATGGAGTCAGGCCAAAGGACAAGGATTCCCTTGGAAAGATCCTTCAGCAG GTAGCCAACGTGAATGCAAAGGAGAATTCCTTTAGTCTGAAGGAACATCTGTTTCAAACCCTTCAGAGTGATTGGCCTGGCTACAGTAAAATCGAAAGAAAGAGTTTGAAGTCAATACTTTCTAG AAAATCAGCTCCATCTCAGaaccccaccagcagcagccaagcaacgtctccaaggccttctgagACAGATGCTCCAGCAAGACctgctcag GGTAGCCCCAGCTACTCCGAGATGAAGAGCAGGTGCCACAGGAGCAGTAGCTCCACAAAAAGCTGTCCCACATTCAGCAATGAGTATCTGAATTTGGCAAGCAGCAAGTCCTGGAGTCCTGGCACCAGTCTTCTGCTTCAGCAAAGGATCATCTATGAGCtccagctgttttattttaaaagatga